In Flavobacteriales bacterium, a single genomic region encodes these proteins:
- a CDS encoding proline dehydrogenase family protein — translation MIAFDNTEVAFAHKTDKELKKARFLFKTIGSPTVANLGMAMVNAGLKLKLPIKGLIKSTVFNHFCGGESMDECSITMDKLAQYGVHSLLDYSVEGKAGENDFNRCSKMVKKTITKANGTDHIPFAVFKVTGVFRFELLEKIQNKEKLTEEEKKEYQRAYNRVDSICKKGFHVGVPVMIDAEESWIQDAIDDLVNEMMAKYNKEQAIIYNTIQMYRHDRLEFLKKCHQKSQDEGYFIGMKVVRGAYMEKERERAAEKGYPSPIQPDKEATDRDYNLAIQYCIENYHGINLCAGTHNEYSSLYMTQMMDKHQIDKTNPKVYGAQLLGMSDNISFNLAKAGYNVVKYVPFGPVADVMPYLIRRAEENTSISGQTGRELMLIQKEIGRRKSVNN, via the coding sequence ATGATAGCATTTGATAATACAGAAGTAGCCTTTGCTCACAAGACAGACAAAGAGCTTAAGAAAGCTCGATTTTTATTTAAAACCATCGGAAGTCCTACCGTAGCCAATTTAGGTATGGCAATGGTAAACGCAGGTTTAAAACTAAAATTACCCATAAAAGGATTAATTAAGAGTACCGTTTTTAATCATTTTTGTGGTGGAGAAAGCATGGATGAATGCTCCATCACCATGGATAAACTTGCACAATATGGTGTGCATTCCCTTTTAGATTATTCTGTGGAAGGAAAAGCCGGTGAAAACGATTTCAACCGTTGTTCCAAAATGGTGAAGAAAACAATTACCAAAGCAAATGGTACAGATCATATTCCTTTTGCCGTTTTTAAAGTTACAGGGGTTTTTAGGTTTGAACTACTCGAAAAAATTCAGAATAAAGAAAAACTCACAGAAGAAGAAAAAAAAGAATACCAGAGAGCCTATAACCGAGTTGACAGTATTTGTAAAAAAGGTTTTCATGTGGGCGTTCCTGTAATGATAGATGCCGAAGAAAGCTGGATTCAAGATGCAATAGACGATCTTGTAAATGAAATGATGGCTAAGTACAATAAAGAACAAGCAATTATTTACAATACCATTCAAATGTATCGTCATGACCGCTTGGAATTCCTAAAAAAATGTCATCAAAAATCTCAAGATGAAGGGTATTTTATTGGAATGAAAGTAGTGCGTGGTGCTTATATGGAAAAGGAAAGAGAAAGAGCCGCAGAAAAAGGATACCCCTCTCCTATCCAACCTGATAAAGAAGCTACAGATAGAGATTATAATTTAGCCATTCAGTATTGCATTGAAAATTACCATGGGATTAATCTTTGTGCAGGAACACATAATGAATACAGCTCTTTGTATATGACACAAATGATGGATAAGCATCAAATAGATAAAACCAATCCTAAAGTATATGGAGCCCAACTCTTGGGAATGAGTGATAATATCAGCTTTAATCTTGCCAAGGCAGGTTATAATGTCGTAAAATACGTTCCTTTTGGTCCTGTAGCCGATGTGATGCCTTATTTGATTCGTAGAGCCGAAGAAAACACCTCTATTAGCGGACAAACAGGTAGAGAACTCATGTTGATTCAAAAAGAAATTGGCCGTAGAAAATCTGTAAATAATTAA